From the genome of Papaver somniferum cultivar HN1 chromosome 2, ASM357369v1, whole genome shotgun sequence, one region includes:
- the LOC113349713 gene encoding proteasome subunit beta type-6, translating into MDLDLNAPHSMGTTIIGVTYDGGVVLGADSRTSTGMYVANRASDKITQLTDNVYLCRSGSAADSQVVSDYVRHFLHQHTIQQGQPATVKVAANLIRLLAYGNKNMLQTGMIVGGWDKYEGGKIYGVPLGGTIVEQPFAIGGSGSSYLYGFFDQAWKDGMTKDEAEKLVVKAVSLAIARDGASGGVVRTVTINSEGVTRNFYAGDTLPLWHEELEPQNSLLDILSSAPIEPMRT; encoded by the exons ATGGATCTAGACTTAAACGCTCCTCACTCAATGGGAACTACCATCATTGGAGTCACTTATGATGGCGGTGTTGTTTTAGGTGCAGATTCAAGAACTAGTACAG GGATGTACGTTGCTAATCGggcatcagacaaaatcacacaGCTTACAGATAATGTTTACTTGTGTCGTTCTGGATCA GCTGCTGACTCTCAAGTTGTTTCTGATTATGTGCGTCACTTTCTTCACCAGCACAC GATACAACAGGGGCAACCTGCAACTGTAAAAGTGGCGGCGAATTTGATTAGGTTGCTGGCATATGGTAACAAA AACATGCTTCAAACTGGTATGATTGTTGGTGGATGGGACAAATATGAAGGAGGAAAAATATATGGAGTGCCTCTTGGCGGGACAATTGTAGAGCAGCCTTTTGCTATTGGAG GGTCTGGTTCCAGTTATTTGTATGGATTCTTTGATCAAGCATGGAAAGATGGGATGACCAAGGATGAAGCTGAG AAACTAGTGGTGAAGGCTGTCTCTCTTGCCATTGCTCGTGATGGTGCAAGTGGAGGTGTCGTTCGTACTGTCACT ATTAACTCAGAGGGAGTGACAAGGAATTTCTATGCTGGGGACACCCTTCCGTTGTGGCATGAGGAGTTGGAGCCCCAGAACTCATTGTTGGACATACTATCATCAGCCCCCATCGAACCAATGAGAAcatag
- the LOC113349715 gene encoding uncharacterized protein LOC113349715 isoform X2 → MASSNNSKRRKGLISEEDIASLLKRYSAPTILAVLKEVAQFPDVKIDWNVLVKKSTTGISNAWEYQMLWRHLAYCGVLPETVEEKPEPLDDDSDLEYELETFPPASDEASLEAAACVKVLLASGLPDDAGGPATVEAPLTINIPSCQDSKSPSDNPQPSRINFTFPVSVQKQSSPAVTTTEGLDGTGPSAGSQPARRKRKPWTLEEDNELIAAVKKLGERNWANILKADFKGDRTASQLSQRWSIIRKRNSANLETVGGSGSQSELTEQQLATRRAVSIALNMPMNSSLSAACAVEAATGSSQQIPLQTALSLPKGTSSVTTKPRGTNKKAASVVPNPMIQAAAVAAGARIATPSTAKSLLKAAQSKSAVHISTAGKSSIPGLSPAMKDKVPLLSAVTSASTLCGTTAAGKKTNGVTSVVVGNSSKEEKVQSSPNEDEVKNSPKEVVKTSSIDSKIKNSSSEEGVKNSSSEQLVKPEEMEIDCAADIAKYGKQQDQAALPDPDMVIEDVMMQNLSKLPDEEAAVSDPMQLDNHHIENEKENMRNSPAAAN, encoded by the exons ATGGCTTCATCTAACAATTCTAAGAGACGGAAGGGTTTGATCAGTGAGGAGGATATTGCATCGCTTTTAAAAAg GTATAGTGCACCAACAATACTAGCTGTACTTAAGGAAGTTGCTCAGTTTCCTGATGTGAAGATCGATTGGAATGTGTTGGTCAagaagtcgaccactggtattTCAAATGCCTGGGAATATCAGATGCTATGGAGACATTTGGCCTATTGCGGTGTACTGCCAGAAACAGTAGAAGAAAAACCTGAGCCATTG GATGATGATAGTGACTTGGAGTACGAGTTGGAAACTTTTCCTCCTGCTAGTGATGAAGCATCATTAGAGGCTGCAGCTTGTGTTAAG GTGCTGCTTGCTTCTGGCTTGCCAGATGATGCAGGAGGTCCTGCAACTGTAGAAGCTCCATTGACTATAAATATACCTAGTTGCCAGGATTCTAAAAGTCCATCAGATAATCCCCAGCCATCCAGAATAAATTTTACTTTTCCAGTTTCTGTACAAAAACAATCATCGCCTGCAGTGACAACAACTGAAGGATTGGATGGAACTGGGCCAAGTGCTGGCAGCCAGCCtgcaagaagaaaaaggaaacccTGGACGCTAGAGGAGGATAATGAACTCATTGCTGCTGTGAAGAAATTAGGTGAAAGGAATTGGGCTAACATTCTCAAGGCAGATTTCAAGGGTGATAGGACTGCTTCGCAATTATCTCAG AGGTGGTCCATCATAAGGAAGAGAAACAGTGCTAACTTAGAAACAGTTGGAGGTTCTGGCAGCCAATCTGAACTCACAGAGCAACAGCTTGCCACCCGCAGAGCAGTTTCGATTGCTCTTAATATGCCCATGAATAGTAGCTTATCGGCAGCATGTGCAGTTG AAGCAGCTACAGGCAGCAGTCAACAAATCCCTCTCCAGACAGCTCTATCCCTACCGAAAGGAACATCAAGTGTCACGACAAAACCTCGGGGAACCAATAAAAAAGCAGCTTCTGTGGTCCCGAATCCGATGATAcaagcagctgctgttgctgctggagcCCGTATTGCCACTCCTTCGACTGCCAAATCACTGCTTAAAGCTGCACAGTCCAAAAGTGCTGTTCATATAAGTACCGCTGGGAAATCATCAATACCAG GTTTATCACCTGCAATGAAAGATAAGGTTCCTCTTCTCAGTGCGGTCACTTCTGCGTCTACATTATGTGGGACGACCGCCGCAGGCAAGAAAACAAATGGAGTTACGAGTGTCGTAGTCGGAAACTCGTCCAAGGAAGAAAAGGTTCAGAGCTCTCCCAATGAAGATGAGGTTAAGAACTCACCTAAGGAAGTAGTTAAAACCTCATCCATCGACAGCAAGATCAAAAACTCATCTAGTGAAGAAGGGGTTAAGAACTCGTCTAGCGAACAACTGGTTAAGCCTGAAGAGATGGAAATTGATTGTGCAGCAGATATAGCCAAGTATGGGAAACAACAGGATCAGGCAGCTTTGCCAGATCCAGATATGGTTATTGAAGATGTAATGATGCAGAATCTTAGTAAGTTACCAGATGAGGAAGCTGCCGTCAGTGACCCAATGCAGCTGGACAATCATCACATCGAAAACGAAAAAGAGAATATGAGGAATTCGCCTGCAGCAGCCAACTAA
- the LOC113349715 gene encoding uncharacterized protein LOC113349715 isoform X1 — protein MASSNNSKRRKGLISEEDIASLLKRYSAPTILAVLKEVAQFPDVKIDWNVLVKKSTTGISNAWEYQMLWRHLAYCGVLPETVEEKPEPLDDDSDLEYELETFPPASDEASLEAAACVKVLLASGLPDDAGGPATVEAPLTINIPSCQDSKSPSDNPQPSRINFTFPVSVQKQSSPAVTTTEGLDGTGPSAGSQPARRKRKPWTLEEDNELIAAVKKLGERNWANILKADFKGDRTASQLSQRWSIIRKRNSANLETVGGSGSQSELTEQQLATRRAVSIALNMPMNSSLSAACAVEAATGSSQQIPLQTALSLPKGTSSVTTKPRGTNKKAASVVPNPMIQAAAVAAGARIATPSTAKSLLKAAQSKSAVHISTAGKSSIPGVTPPLTPNNSGTRPNVHYICTGLSPAMKDKVPLLSAVTSASTLCGTTAAGKKTNGVTSVVVGNSSKEEKVQSSPNEDEVKNSPKEVVKTSSIDSKIKNSSSEEGVKNSSSEQLVKPEEMEIDCAADIAKYGKQQDQAALPDPDMVIEDVMMQNLSKLPDEEAAVSDPMQLDNHHIENEKENMRNSPAAAN, from the exons ATGGCTTCATCTAACAATTCTAAGAGACGGAAGGGTTTGATCAGTGAGGAGGATATTGCATCGCTTTTAAAAAg GTATAGTGCACCAACAATACTAGCTGTACTTAAGGAAGTTGCTCAGTTTCCTGATGTGAAGATCGATTGGAATGTGTTGGTCAagaagtcgaccactggtattTCAAATGCCTGGGAATATCAGATGCTATGGAGACATTTGGCCTATTGCGGTGTACTGCCAGAAACAGTAGAAGAAAAACCTGAGCCATTG GATGATGATAGTGACTTGGAGTACGAGTTGGAAACTTTTCCTCCTGCTAGTGATGAAGCATCATTAGAGGCTGCAGCTTGTGTTAAG GTGCTGCTTGCTTCTGGCTTGCCAGATGATGCAGGAGGTCCTGCAACTGTAGAAGCTCCATTGACTATAAATATACCTAGTTGCCAGGATTCTAAAAGTCCATCAGATAATCCCCAGCCATCCAGAATAAATTTTACTTTTCCAGTTTCTGTACAAAAACAATCATCGCCTGCAGTGACAACAACTGAAGGATTGGATGGAACTGGGCCAAGTGCTGGCAGCCAGCCtgcaagaagaaaaaggaaacccTGGACGCTAGAGGAGGATAATGAACTCATTGCTGCTGTGAAGAAATTAGGTGAAAGGAATTGGGCTAACATTCTCAAGGCAGATTTCAAGGGTGATAGGACTGCTTCGCAATTATCTCAG AGGTGGTCCATCATAAGGAAGAGAAACAGTGCTAACTTAGAAACAGTTGGAGGTTCTGGCAGCCAATCTGAACTCACAGAGCAACAGCTTGCCACCCGCAGAGCAGTTTCGATTGCTCTTAATATGCCCATGAATAGTAGCTTATCGGCAGCATGTGCAGTTG AAGCAGCTACAGGCAGCAGTCAACAAATCCCTCTCCAGACAGCTCTATCCCTACCGAAAGGAACATCAAGTGTCACGACAAAACCTCGGGGAACCAATAAAAAAGCAGCTTCTGTGGTCCCGAATCCGATGATAcaagcagctgctgttgctgctggagcCCGTATTGCCACTCCTTCGACTGCCAAATCACTGCTTAAAGCTGCACAGTCCAAAAGTGCTGTTCATATAAGTACCGCTGGGAAATCATCAATACCAGGTGTAACCCCACCATTGACACCTAATAACTCGGGCACTCGGCCTAATGTACATTATATTTGCACAGGTTTATCACCTGCAATGAAAGATAAGGTTCCTCTTCTCAGTGCGGTCACTTCTGCGTCTACATTATGTGGGACGACCGCCGCAGGCAAGAAAACAAATGGAGTTACGAGTGTCGTAGTCGGAAACTCGTCCAAGGAAGAAAAGGTTCAGAGCTCTCCCAATGAAGATGAGGTTAAGAACTCACCTAAGGAAGTAGTTAAAACCTCATCCATCGACAGCAAGATCAAAAACTCATCTAGTGAAGAAGGGGTTAAGAACTCGTCTAGCGAACAACTGGTTAAGCCTGAAGAGATGGAAATTGATTGTGCAGCAGATATAGCCAAGTATGGGAAACAACAGGATCAGGCAGCTTTGCCAGATCCAGATATGGTTATTGAAGATGTAATGATGCAGAATCTTAGTAAGTTACCAGATGAGGAAGCTGCCGTCAGTGACCCAATGCAGCTGGACAATCATCACATCGAAAACGAAAAAGAGAATATGAGGAATTCGCCTGCAGCAGCCAACTAA